A single genomic interval of Lathyrus oleraceus cultivar Zhongwan6 chromosome 7, CAAS_Psat_ZW6_1.0, whole genome shotgun sequence harbors:
- the LOC127103261 gene encoding lysM domain receptor-like kinase 4, with product MGTTFLFIYNKIKILLWFIAWISLNSCYSQQPYDISSCSSSQTSPGSRYTCNSTHETCKTFLVYRSNHNFQTISQISNLFNKTTNEVLLINNLTSSSQILKQGKEVLIPIECTCSGQFYQAKLTYKVLENSQTFSSIACEVFEGLLKYFTLSNENQSQGNNEPKVGDELYVPLRCSCPQNFSSIKSVIKYFVTYPLIEGDTFDKLKKKFGFSLEDFFEANQLQPYSSIFPMTVVLIPLQNENGPIKILDIPDSPPPPDFLPTNPFETQGSTQTSNLYIAGPIVGFFLFITLVASGFYMKKLKQSDVTVVDSFNPTNTTTLWSPITTSTTSCLSPDFLVGLKYCLLNYHIEEIEKATKFFSDVNKIGEVVYKGLINDIEVMIKRLRFEETSEVIDLHSRINHINIVNLIGVCYGEGNLISWSYLVFELPKNGCLRDCLLDPCNTLNWYRRTQIVFDIATCLYYLHYCSFPSYAHMNVNSRNIFVTESWRGKLADVGGVSNNVLHGNVSQKVDIFAFGVVLLELISGREKCDGKLVKDCVGFLLGGGSEGGGCFEGLRSFVDPNLKDYSLPEALCLCYLAKDCVKDDPMHRPTMDDIMKVLAKMV from the coding sequence ATGGGAACTACTTTTCTATTTATCTATAACAAAATAAAGATTCTCCTTTGGTTTATTGCATGGATATCCTTAAATTCATGCTATTCACAACAACCTTACGACATATCCAGTTGTTCTTCAAGTCAAACATCACCAGGTTCAAGGTACACATGCAACTCAACACATGAGACATGCAAAACATTCTTAGTATACAGATCAAATCACAATTTCCAAACCATTTCACAAATCTCAAACCTCTTCAACAAAACCACTAACGAGGTTCTTCTCATAAACAACCTCACATCTTCTTCTCAAATACTCAAACAAGGTAAAGAAGTTCTTATTCCTATTGAATGCACATGTTCTGGCCAATTTTACCAAGCCAAACTCACCTACAAAGTTCTTGAGAACTCGCAAACATTTTCAAGTATTGCCTGTGAGGTTTTTGAAGGACTATTGAAATATTTCACACTTTCCAATGAAAACCAATCACAAGGTAATAATGAGCCAAAAGTTGGTGATGAACTTTATGTCCCTCTAAGATGTTCATGTCCACAAAATTTCTCTAGTATCAAAAGTGTAATAAAGTACTTTGTTACATACCCTCTTATAGAAGGAGATACTTTTGATAAATTGAAGAAGAAATTTGGTTTCTCacttgaagatttctttgaagCAAATCAATTGCAACCCTACTCATCCATTTTTCCTATGACAGTTGTTTTAATTCCATTACAAAATGAAAATGGTCCAATCAAAATTCTTGATATTCCAGATTCTCCTCCACCTCCTGATTTTCTTCCAACAAATCCATTTGAGACACAAGGATCAACACAAACATCAAACTTGTATATTGCAGGACCTATTGTAGGTTTTTTCTTGTTCATAACATTGGTTGCAAGTGGATTCTACATGAAGAAACTAAAACAAAGTGATGTTACTGTTGTTGATTCTTTCAACCCAACAAACACAACCACTTTATGGTCACCAATAACAACGTCTACAACTTCATGTTTATCTCCTGATTTTCTTGTTGGATTAAAGTATTGTTTGCTTAATTACCATATAGAAGAGATAGAAAAAGCTACAAAGTTTTTCAGTGATGTGAACAAGATTGGTGAAGTTGTTTATAAGGGACTAATCAATGATATTGAGGTGATGATAAAGAGGTTGAGATTTGAAGAAACTAGTGAGGTAATTGATTTACATTCAAGAATCAATCATATTAATATTGTGAACTTAATTGGTGTTTGTTATGGTGAGGGTAATTTAATTTCATGGTCTTATTTAGTTTTTGAGTTACCAAAAAATGGTTGTTTAAGGGATTGTTTGTTGGATCCATGCAATACATTGAATTGGTATAGAAGAACACAAATAGTATTTGACATAGCAACATGTCTATACTATTTACATTATTGTTCTTTTCCTTCTTATGCTCATATGAATGTGAATAGTAGAAATATATTTGTGACAGAAAGTTGGAGAGGAAAATTGGCAGATGTTGGTGGTGTGTCCAACAATGTTTTGCATGGAAATGTTTCACAAAAGGTTGATATATTTGCATTTGGTGTTGTGTTGCTTGAGTTGATATCAGGAAGAGAAAAGTGTGATGGAAAATTGGTTAAAGATTGTGTTGGATTTTTGTTGGGGGGAGGTAGTGAAGGTGGAGGTTGTTTTGAAGGGTTGAGGAGTTTTGTGGATCCAAATTTGAAGGATTATTCTCTTCCGGAGGCTCTTTGTTTGTGTTATTTAGCTAAGGATTGTGTGAAAGATGATCCTATGCATAGGCCAACTATGGATGATATCATGAAGGTTCTTGCAAAAATGGTTTAG